The following are from one region of the Simiduia agarivorans SA1 = DSM 21679 genome:
- a CDS encoding Ada metal-binding domain-containing protein, translating into MQTTSSIHTTPALTPEACQAARLARDSRFDGLFYTAVLSTGIYCRPTCPARAPREDNVRYFASAAACAAEGYRPCLRCRPDAAPGYSPANAQVTRAIALLEQGLSLTDIAAELGITDRHLRNVFAESLGVGPKEYQIYRRCLLAKQLLHETPMPITDIALACGFQSVRRFNDAFKRRLALTPSEVRRSAQDRVTSHGITLFLSYRPPYAWSSVQAFLAKRQVEGLERVTEASYSRSLSVPGGGWFDAVHEPSRHGFRVTFTLADPSRLSAAVAMVRRILDLDANSLAIGRALRAAFKGSSSAPALTEGMRVPQFCSAFEAGVRAILGQQVSVAAARKMTETLVHTLGETRPLGEGGGHYHLFPAPAQVAADELLFLGMPASRRASLRALAACCSEFPELDVARWLAIKGIGPWTVSYAQMRGAQHTDIWLAGDLGIKHALAQWPQISPDVAAPWRSYLTLQLWELLV; encoded by the coding sequence ATGCAAACGACATCATCAATTCACACCACGCCCGCGCTGACTCCCGAGGCCTGCCAGGCCGCGCGGTTGGCGCGCGACAGTCGGTTTGACGGCCTGTTCTATACGGCCGTTCTCAGTACCGGTATCTATTGCCGTCCCACCTGCCCGGCGAGAGCGCCGCGGGAAGACAATGTTCGCTATTTTGCCAGCGCAGCCGCCTGTGCCGCCGAGGGCTACCGGCCGTGCTTGCGTTGCCGCCCGGATGCCGCACCCGGTTATTCGCCCGCAAACGCGCAGGTTACGCGCGCAATCGCACTGCTGGAGCAGGGTTTGTCGTTAACGGACATTGCCGCCGAGCTCGGGATTACCGATCGCCATTTACGCAACGTGTTTGCTGAGAGCCTGGGCGTCGGCCCGAAGGAATACCAAATCTACCGACGCTGCTTGTTGGCCAAGCAGTTGCTGCATGAAACGCCGATGCCGATTACCGACATTGCGCTCGCGTGCGGATTCCAAAGCGTACGGCGTTTCAATGATGCGTTTAAACGCCGCCTGGCGTTGACGCCGAGCGAGGTCCGGCGATCGGCCCAAGACCGGGTCACTTCGCACGGAATTACGCTGTTTCTGAGTTACCGGCCGCCCTATGCCTGGTCTTCGGTGCAGGCATTTTTAGCAAAACGCCAGGTGGAGGGGCTGGAGCGGGTCACCGAAGCCAGTTATTCGCGGTCTTTGTCTGTACCCGGCGGCGGTTGGTTTGATGCGGTGCATGAGCCTTCGCGCCATGGTTTTCGGGTCACATTTACGCTGGCTGATCCCAGCCGGTTGTCAGCTGCGGTGGCGATGGTGCGGCGGATTCTGGATCTGGACGCCAACAGCCTCGCGATAGGCCGGGCGCTGCGCGCGGCGTTCAAGGGTTCTTCCTCCGCGCCCGCATTGACGGAGGGCATGCGCGTGCCGCAATTTTGCAGCGCATTTGAAGCCGGGGTCCGGGCCATATTGGGCCAGCAGGTGAGTGTGGCGGCGGCCAGGAAAATGACCGAGACGCTGGTGCACACGCTAGGTGAAACCCGGCCACTCGGCGAAGGGGGCGGCCACTACCATTTGTTTCCCGCACCTGCGCAGGTGGCCGCGGACGAGCTGCTATTTCTCGGGATGCCTGCCAGTCGGCGGGCGAGCCTGCGCGCACTGGCAGCGTGTTGTTCGGAGTTTCCCGAATTGGATGTGGCGCGCTGGTTGGCGATAAAGGGCATCGGGCCCTGGACGGTCAGCTACGCGCAAATGCGCGGGGCCCAGCACACGGATATCTGGCTGGCGGGTGATCTCGGTATTAAACATGCGTTGGCCCAGTGGCCACAGATTTCGCCAGACGTTGCTGCGCCCTGGCGCAGTTACCTCACATTGCAACTTTGGGAATTGTTGGTATGA
- a CDS encoding flavodoxin: protein MAKIGLIFGSDEGNTEAIAYRIQARLGADLVDVLDVADITVLDFDNYDTLILGLSTWDFGQIQSDWEDFWGDVGQVDFTGKTVALFGLGDQFGYGDYFLDAMGMLHDVIVPNGARIVGYWSTDGYDFDASKAQVAGENLFVGLGIDQDQQEDLTAGRLNRWCRQIHAELGLTSPIQDLDD, encoded by the coding sequence GTGGCAAAGATCGGTTTAATTTTTGGCAGTGATGAAGGCAATACTGAGGCAATCGCCTACCGTATTCAGGCCCGCCTGGGAGCTGATCTGGTGGATGTGCTGGATGTGGCTGATATCACGGTGCTGGACTTCGACAATTACGACACCCTGATCCTCGGCCTGTCCACCTGGGACTTCGGCCAGATCCAGTCCGATTGGGAGGATTTCTGGGGCGACGTCGGTCAGGTGGACTTCACCGGTAAAACGGTGGCGCTGTTTGGCCTGGGCGACCAGTTTGGCTACGGCGATTACTTCCTGGATGCCATGGGCATGCTGCACGATGTGATCGTGCCTAACGGCGCCCGCATCGTCGGCTATTGGTCCACTGACGGCTACGATTTTGATGCCTCCAAAGCCCAGGTTGCTGGTGAGAATCTGTTCGTGGGTCTCGGCATTGATCAGGATCAGCAGGAAGACCTGACTGCCGGTCGGCTGAACCGCTGGTGCCGGCAGATCCACGCTGAGCTTGGCCTAACCTCGCCCATCCAGGATCTCGACGATTAG
- a CDS encoding helix-turn-helix domain-containing protein codes for MCEFDAPDDDSSDTLDGTLTLLRLHMTPAQIAAQRGLTENTIYNHMAELIQSGQISLREALDINDADLARMQDEILAYDGGDEGFRFKPVYEALDGAFDYGTLKCVRAAILTG; via the coding sequence TTGTGCGAGTTTGACGCACCGGACGACGACAGCAGCGACACCCTGGACGGCACGCTGACATTGCTGCGCTTACACATGACCCCCGCGCAAATTGCTGCGCAACGGGGGCTCACGGAAAACACCATTTACAATCACATGGCAGAGCTGATTCAAAGCGGTCAGATCAGTCTGCGCGAAGCACTCGACATCAATGACGCCGATCTTGCCCGCATGCAGGATGAAATTCTTGCCTATGATGGCGGCGATGAAGGCTTCCGTTTCAAACCTGTGTATGAGGCACTGGACGGCGCGTTTGACTATGGCACATTGAAATGCGTGCGCGCCGCCATCCTGACCGGATAA
- the fghA gene encoding S-formylglutathione hydrolase, with the protein MKLISEQRCFDGRQLRFSHRSQVLDCDMVFSLYLPPQAVSTPVPLVTWLSGLTCTDENFVTKAGAQRYAAALGLAILAPDTSPRGEGVPDDEAAAYDLGLGAGFYVNASEAPWAAHYQMYDYVVAELPTLLRNSDLPLDFSRQAIFGHSMGGHGALIIGLRNPQTYAAIGAFAPIVAPGQCPWGTKALTAYLGEDSAAWRQWDARELILACNHQAAVPIRIDQGLADQFLDAQLKPQLLLDAAPEAYPLHYFAHEGYDHSYFFIASFVGEQLAFLNTHL; encoded by the coding sequence TTGAAACTGATCAGTGAACAACGCTGTTTTGACGGCAGGCAACTACGGTTCAGTCACCGGTCGCAGGTGCTTGATTGTGACATGGTGTTTTCGCTGTACTTGCCGCCGCAGGCCGTTTCTACGCCGGTACCATTGGTCACCTGGTTATCGGGATTAACCTGTACGGATGAAAACTTTGTCACCAAGGCCGGCGCGCAACGCTACGCTGCCGCGTTAGGGTTGGCGATTCTGGCGCCCGATACCAGTCCTCGCGGAGAGGGCGTGCCGGATGACGAAGCGGCTGCCTATGATCTGGGGTTGGGCGCGGGTTTTTATGTGAATGCGAGTGAAGCACCCTGGGCTGCCCATTACCAAATGTATGATTACGTGGTCGCGGAACTGCCGACTCTGTTGCGCAACAGCGACCTGCCGTTGGACTTCAGCCGGCAGGCGATTTTCGGCCATTCCATGGGTGGCCATGGCGCGCTGATTATCGGCCTGCGCAACCCTCAGACCTATGCCGCCATTGGCGCCTTTGCGCCGATCGTGGCACCGGGTCAGTGCCCTTGGGGCACCAAAGCGTTGACGGCGTATTTGGGGGAAGACTCAGCCGCCTGGAGGCAATGGGATGCGCGCGAATTGATTCTGGCCTGCAACCATCAGGCAGCCGTGCCGATCCGGATTGATCAGGGCTTGGCGGATCAGTTTCTGGACGCGCAACTCAAGCCACAGTTACTGCTGGATGCTGCACCGGAGGCTTACCCCCTGCATTATTTTGCGCACGAAGGTTACGACCACTCTTATTTTTTCATTGCCAGTTTTGTGGGTGAACAGCTGGCATTTCTTAACACGCATTTATAA
- a CDS encoding S-(hydroxymethyl)glutathione dehydrogenase/class III alcohol dehydrogenase — protein MKTRAAVALAAGKPLEILDVDLQGPKAGEVLVELKATGVCHTDAFTLSGDDPEGAFPAILGHEGAGVVVDVGPDVKALKPGDHVIPLYTPECRQCEYCLHPKTNLCQAIRTTQGRGVMPDGTSRFSLDGKPILHYMGCSTFSNYTVLPEIALAKIREDAPFDKVCYIGCGVTTGIGAVAFTMKVEPGSVVAVFGLGGIGLNVIQGAKMVGATRIIGVDTNPAKAALARQFGMTDFVNPKDCENLVDHLVQMTGGGVDYSFECIGNVKVMRDALECCHKGWGQSCIIGVAGAGQEISTRPFQLVTGRSWRGTAFGGARGRTDVPKIVDWYMEGKIRIDELITHTMPLDQINTAFDLMHEGKSIRSVVLY, from the coding sequence ATGAAGACCCGTGCAGCCGTCGCGTTAGCCGCTGGCAAGCCCCTGGAAATCCTCGATGTGGACCTGCAAGGCCCCAAGGCCGGTGAGGTGCTGGTAGAGTTAAAAGCCACTGGCGTGTGCCACACGGACGCGTTCACGCTTTCCGGTGACGATCCCGAAGGCGCATTTCCGGCGATTCTTGGTCATGAAGGCGCTGGTGTGGTGGTGGATGTGGGCCCCGACGTGAAGGCGCTGAAACCGGGTGATCACGTGATTCCTTTGTATACGCCCGAGTGCCGCCAGTGCGAATACTGTCTGCACCCGAAAACGAATCTGTGTCAGGCCATTCGCACGACACAGGGGCGCGGCGTAATGCCGGATGGCACCAGTCGGTTTTCCCTCGACGGCAAACCCATCCTGCATTACATGGGGTGTTCAACATTTTCCAATTACACCGTCTTGCCAGAAATTGCCCTGGCGAAAATCCGCGAGGACGCGCCGTTCGATAAGGTGTGTTACATCGGCTGCGGCGTGACCACGGGTATCGGCGCTGTGGCCTTTACCATGAAAGTGGAACCCGGTTCGGTGGTGGCGGTGTTCGGTCTGGGTGGTATCGGGCTCAATGTCATACAGGGCGCAAAAATGGTGGGCGCCACGCGCATAATCGGGGTGGATACCAACCCGGCGAAAGCGGCGTTGGCGCGCCAGTTTGGCATGACCGATTTTGTCAATCCGAAAGACTGCGAGAATCTGGTTGATCATCTTGTGCAAATGACCGGCGGTGGTGTGGATTACAGTTTTGAATGCATTGGCAATGTTAAGGTCATGCGCGATGCGCTGGAATGTTGTCACAAGGGCTGGGGGCAGAGTTGTATTATTGGCGTTGCCGGCGCCGGACAAGAAATCAGTACCCGGCCATTTCAGTTAGTCACCGGTCGCAGCTGGCGGGGCACGGCCTTTGGTGGCGCGCGTGGCCGCACCGATGTACCCAAAATTGTCGATTGGTACATGGAAGGCAAGATCAGAATTGACGAATTGATCACTCACACCATGCCCCTGGACCAGATCAATACCGCGTTTGATTTGATGCATGAAGGCAAGAGTATTCGTTCGGTGGTGCTGTATTGA
- a CDS encoding gluconokinase, translating to MGVSGCGKSTLGAALAAHWRVPFYEGDDYHPPTNIERMQRGQPLEDCHRLPWLHNLREIIQKHLDQKSSAVISCSGLKRIYRELLGRESNLWYLWLDLPQPLLSTRLQNRHGHFMPASLLHSQLATLEAPTPDEQFLQLDASQPTPLMLARIDQLLKPVGSPL from the coding sequence ATGGGCGTCAGTGGATGTGGAAAGTCCACTCTGGGCGCCGCGTTAGCCGCACATTGGCGCGTACCCTTTTATGAGGGCGACGACTATCACCCGCCAACCAATATAGAGCGCATGCAACGGGGCCAACCGTTGGAAGACTGCCACCGGCTCCCTTGGTTGCATAACTTACGGGAAATCATCCAGAAACACCTGGACCAAAAGTCCTCCGCCGTCATCAGTTGTTCCGGACTTAAACGGATTTACCGGGAATTATTGGGTCGCGAATCCAACCTGTGGTATCTGTGGCTGGACTTGCCTCAACCACTGTTGTCGACACGTCTGCAAAACAGGCACGGGCACTTCATGCCGGCGTCATTACTGCACAGCCAACTAGCCACGCTTGAAGCCCCGACACCGGATGAACAATTCCTGCAACTGGATGCGAGCCAACCCACGCCATTGATGCTTGCCCGTATCGACCAATTGCTGAAGCCCGTCGGGAGCCCATTGTGA
- a CDS encoding ABC transporter substrate-binding protein encodes MKAVLIASFLCALAGSFSFVAPKQTQTDTRPVAEVVHWWTSGGESAAIRSLASAYNTRGGHWVDTAIAGGSAARTTVINRILGGSPPTAMQFVVGNELDDLIHARMVNHIDRVARQQRWDQVLYPLLVESVVRNGKFYAIPVNVHGANWLFYNKKLFDELGLKEPRSWDDFFHAARVLKANGHIPLAFGGEAWQERMTFLNILLSYGGRELYEDVLSYRRPSAVTSPELENVFRAFARLRDLVDEGHPGRNWNDATNMVITGRAGMQFMGDWAKGEFRAAGQQAGIDYGCVLNLGNQPLFMVGGDAFGFSRSDDPAVIQAQELLALTMMDPQTQRAFNRAKGSLPARMDIEPEGLDYCDKKGLDILRDPSKQVPDVVMLMTPDQKGLLTDIVTEFWHRPSMTPKEATEKLAAALAAVI; translated from the coding sequence GTGAAAGCAGTTTTGATTGCGTCGTTTCTGTGCGCACTCGCCGGCTCTTTTTCCTTCGTTGCGCCAAAGCAAACGCAAACAGACACCAGACCCGTGGCCGAGGTAGTCCACTGGTGGACGTCGGGGGGCGAATCGGCGGCCATTCGATCCCTGGCAAGTGCCTATAACACCCGAGGGGGGCATTGGGTCGATACAGCCATAGCCGGTGGTTCAGCCGCGCGCACTACCGTTATCAACCGCATTCTTGGCGGCAGTCCACCCACTGCCATGCAATTTGTTGTAGGCAATGAATTGGACGATCTGATTCATGCGCGCATGGTCAATCACATTGATCGGGTTGCTCGTCAACAGCGCTGGGACCAGGTGCTTTATCCACTATTGGTGGAAAGCGTGGTGCGCAATGGCAAATTCTATGCAATCCCCGTCAATGTGCACGGCGCAAACTGGTTGTTTTACAATAAAAAACTGTTTGATGAACTGGGATTAAAAGAGCCCCGCTCTTGGGACGATTTTTTCCATGCCGCGCGCGTGCTGAAAGCCAATGGTCATATCCCGTTGGCCTTTGGCGGCGAAGCCTGGCAAGAACGCATGACATTCCTCAATATCCTGCTCAGTTACGGCGGCCGGGAATTATATGAAGATGTGCTGAGCTATCGCCGCCCCAGCGCGGTAACCAGTCCCGAATTGGAAAATGTGTTCCGCGCGTTCGCCCGATTGCGGGACCTGGTAGACGAAGGCCATCCGGGGCGCAATTGGAATGATGCTACCAATATGGTGATTACCGGACGCGCCGGCATGCAGTTCATGGGCGACTGGGCAAAAGGCGAGTTCCGGGCCGCCGGCCAGCAAGCCGGCATTGACTATGGGTGTGTGTTGAACCTGGGCAACCAACCGCTGTTCATGGTGGGTGGTGATGCGTTCGGGTTCTCACGCTCTGACGATCCTGCGGTTATACAGGCCCAGGAACTGCTCGCGCTCACCATGATGGACCCACAGACACAGCGCGCGTTCAATCGCGCCAAAGGGTCGCTGCCGGCACGCATGGATATCGAGCCGGAAGGGCTGGACTATTGCGACAAAAAAGGTTTGGACATACTGCGCGATCCAAGCAAACAGGTCCCGGATGTGGTCATGCTGATGACACCGGATCAAAAAGGATTACTGACTGATATCGTGACAGAATTCTGGCACCGGCCATCGATGACGCCAAAAGAGGCGACAGAAAAATTGGCCGCCGCACTGGCAGCGGTAATCTGA
- a CDS encoding carbohydrate ABC transporter permease, protein MQGPTSLQRCLLGLRRNPAYWLMLPLFGIALTVFVGCVLYSLLLSFTDSKLLPSYVFVEFKQYARLFISSRWTTSLQNLIIFGALYIVGCLVLGTLLAIALDQKVRGENWFRTLFLYPHALSYVVTGLAWQWLLNPAFGIQALVRDTGWESFTFDWLVNSETVIFAIIIAALWQGSGFIMALMLASLRSVDPEIWRATRIDGVPAWRTYWSVVLPSLAPMITFCIVLLGVSVVKSYDLVVAMTNGGPGIASELPAKFVVDHLFERNNIGLAMAGAGMLLVSVLCAAAPLWVLAAIRKRGANQ, encoded by the coding sequence ATGCAAGGACCAACATCGCTCCAACGCTGTTTACTTGGCCTGCGCAGAAACCCTGCCTACTGGCTCATGCTGCCACTTTTCGGCATCGCACTGACGGTATTTGTCGGCTGTGTCCTCTACTCGCTGTTATTGTCCTTTACGGATTCGAAACTGCTCCCGAGTTACGTATTTGTCGAGTTCAAACAATACGCGCGGCTGTTTATTTCGTCCAGGTGGACTACCTCGCTGCAGAACCTGATCATTTTTGGTGCCTTGTATATCGTTGGTTGTCTGGTGCTTGGCACCCTGCTGGCCATAGCACTGGATCAGAAAGTCCGGGGAGAAAATTGGTTCCGCACCCTCTTCCTCTACCCGCATGCACTGTCCTATGTGGTAACCGGTCTGGCATGGCAATGGCTCCTGAATCCCGCATTCGGCATACAAGCATTGGTGCGGGATACCGGCTGGGAAAGCTTTACCTTTGACTGGCTGGTTAACAGCGAAACCGTCATTTTTGCCATCATTATCGCCGCGCTTTGGCAGGGCAGCGGTTTTATCATGGCGTTAATGCTCGCCAGTTTGCGCAGCGTCGATCCGGAGATCTGGCGCGCCACGCGCATCGATGGCGTGCCGGCCTGGCGCACCTACTGGTCGGTCGTGCTGCCTTCGCTCGCACCGATGATTACCTTTTGTATTGTACTGCTTGGCGTCTCGGTGGTGAAAAGCTATGACCTTGTGGTTGCCATGACAAATGGTGGACCTGGCATTGCCAGTGAGTTGCCCGCGAAATTTGTGGTAGATCATTTGTTCGAACGCAACAATATCGGCCTGGCCATGGCCGGTGCAGGCATGTTGCTGGTCTCGGTCCTGTGTGCCGCCGCGCCGCTATGGGTATTGGCGGCGATCAGAAAGCGGGGAGCAAACCAATGA
- a CDS encoding carbohydrate ABC transporter permease — protein MTGFPRMGRVGLYVFLLISALYFIAPLYVIVGTSMKTMAEIRWGDMLALPESFNVQYWQHAWSSSCTGLNCDGLQAGFWNSVRILIPSVLLSVFIGALNGYALSFWRPRGANFLMAILVCGAFIPYQVLLYPLVRITNALDVYGSLQGIVLVHLIFSLPMTTLIFRNYYLTLPQELFKAARVDGAGFWRIFTSIVLPLSIPMLAVATILQVTNIWNDFLLGLIFAGKENLPMTVQLNNIVNSQLAERTYNTDMAATLLTAAVPLLVYFFSGKYFVRGIASGAVKG, from the coding sequence ATGACAGGCTTTCCACGAATGGGGCGCGTTGGGCTCTACGTTTTTCTATTAATTTCCGCGCTTTACTTCATTGCGCCCTTGTATGTGATTGTCGGCACATCCATGAAAACCATGGCAGAAATCCGTTGGGGCGATATGCTCGCGCTACCGGAATCATTCAATGTCCAGTACTGGCAGCACGCATGGTCCTCAAGTTGCACAGGTCTGAATTGTGATGGTCTGCAGGCCGGCTTCTGGAATTCGGTCAGAATTCTGATTCCCAGTGTGCTGCTATCTGTTTTCATAGGCGCACTGAATGGTTATGCACTCAGCTTCTGGCGCCCGCGGGGTGCCAACTTCCTGATGGCCATTCTCGTGTGTGGCGCCTTCATTCCGTACCAGGTTTTGCTCTACCCATTGGTCCGTATCACCAACGCACTGGATGTTTATGGTTCATTGCAAGGCATCGTACTCGTACACCTGATTTTCAGCCTCCCCATGACCACGCTCATTTTCAGGAACTACTATCTCACTCTGCCGCAGGAGCTGTTTAAAGCAGCAAGGGTCGATGGCGCCGGTTTTTGGCGCATTTTCACCAGTATCGTACTGCCCCTCTCCATCCCTATGCTGGCAGTAGCGACCATTTTACAAGTGACCAACATCTGGAATGACTTTTTACTGGGCTTGATTTTCGCGGGTAAAGAGAATCTGCCCATGACAGTTCAATTGAACAATATCGTGAATTCTCAGTTGGCCGAGAGAACCTACAACACCGATATGGCAGCAACCTTGTTAACCGCTGCCGTTCCTTTGCTGGTTTACTTTTTTTCCGGCAAGTATTTTGTACGCGGCATCGCCTCGGGCGCCGTTAAGGGATAA
- a CDS encoding ABC transporter ATP-binding protein, with protein sequence MTNQVTIEHLSIKHGDQSIVSDLSLTIDDGEFIVLLGPSGCGKSTLLNAIAGLLDVSEGRIFISQKDVTHAQPKDRGLAMVFQSYALYPTMTAGENLAFALKVAGLKKTDIKARVDKAAKILQLEPLLQRKPSQLSGGQRQRVAIGRALVREKGVLLFDEPLSNLDAKLRTELRLEIKKLHQLLKNTLIYVTHDQIEAMTLADRIAVMHNGKIEQIATPAVIYREPATRFVAEFIGSPAMNFVTGEVSAGNPASQFNADELQLTLNAAYPQGPAELGIRPESITPELDTQGEFTLEIIEYTGADCILWCKNNHHTWVVKTHSQFPGKAGDKLTLSFDNSQFSLFSLTTGKRIYAN encoded by the coding sequence ATGACGAACCAGGTCACCATCGAACACCTCTCCATTAAGCACGGCGACCAGTCCATTGTCAGCGATTTATCGCTGACCATCGACGACGGGGAGTTTATCGTTCTTTTGGGACCGTCCGGCTGCGGCAAGTCAACATTGCTGAATGCGATTGCCGGTTTGCTGGATGTAAGCGAGGGCCGGATTTTCATCAGCCAAAAGGATGTGACCCACGCACAACCCAAAGACCGCGGATTGGCCATGGTGTTCCAGTCCTATGCACTCTACCCCACCATGACCGCCGGGGAAAATCTGGCATTTGCATTAAAGGTTGCAGGCCTTAAAAAAACCGACATCAAAGCGCGAGTGGATAAAGCCGCAAAAATACTTCAACTGGAGCCGCTGTTGCAACGCAAACCCAGCCAACTGTCGGGCGGACAACGCCAACGTGTCGCGATAGGCCGGGCACTGGTCAGGGAAAAAGGCGTATTGCTATTTGATGAACCCCTGTCAAATCTGGACGCAAAATTAAGGACCGAGCTTCGACTGGAAATCAAAAAACTTCATCAACTGTTAAAAAATACGTTGATCTACGTAACTCACGACCAAATTGAAGCCATGACGCTGGCGGACCGGATCGCGGTGATGCACAACGGGAAAATAGAGCAGATAGCCACGCCGGCCGTCATTTATCGGGAACCGGCCACCCGCTTCGTTGCGGAGTTCATTGGTTCGCCGGCCATGAACTTTGTTACTGGCGAGGTCTCCGCAGGCAACCCAGCAAGCCAGTTTAATGCTGACGAATTGCAGCTCACGCTCAATGCCGCATACCCGCAAGGGCCTGCGGAACTGGGCATTCGCCCGGAGTCCATTACACCAGAGCTGGATACCCAGGGCGAGTTTACCCTGGAAATTATTGAATACACTGGTGCGGATTGCATTTTATGGTGCAAAAACAACCATCACACCTGGGTCGTCAAAACCCATAGTCAATTCCCAGGCAAAGCCGGCGACAAATTAACCCTGTCATTTGATAACAGCCAGTTTTCCCTTTTCTCTCTCACCACAGGCAAACGGATTTATGCGAACTGA
- a CDS encoding GH1 family beta-glucosidase has product MRTEFPESFLFGAATSSYQIEGATHLDGRGASIWDAFCTQPGNIIDASNGDIACDHYHKMATDVALMRELNLQAYRFSIAWPRIQPEGKGNANEQGLAFYDRLIDTLLAHGIAPYCTLYHWDLPLALGEAGGWLNRDTAYRFADYAHIIGQRFGDRIHTFATLNEPRCAAFVGHLEGRHAPGLTCLKSTLVAAHHMMLAHGMGIQALREETPAKLGIVLDLKPYHPIDDHPDNQRAARCGDGIFNHWFADPLFGKGYPEELVAGFGDNMMAFDDADLKTIAQPMDSLGINYYTRSLTRFNDKKPFPHAEEVRNPGAAYSDMGWEIYPDGLTEMLTRFHQRYKVKDYYIAENGGAFPDHRIVDGQVQDNDRTEYMQRHLQALAAAMGKGVPVSAYLAWSLMDNFEWGLGYTKRFGLVHVDYDTLARTPKSSAIWYRNFIAG; this is encoded by the coding sequence ATGCGAACTGAATTTCCGGAATCGTTTCTTTTTGGCGCCGCCACTTCGTCCTATCAAATTGAGGGAGCAACCCATCTGGACGGCAGGGGTGCTTCGATTTGGGATGCTTTTTGCACCCAGCCCGGCAATATCATTGATGCCAGCAATGGCGATATCGCCTGCGATCATTACCATAAAATGGCGACCGACGTCGCGCTGATGCGCGAGCTGAATCTGCAAGCTTACCGCTTTTCCATCGCCTGGCCACGCATCCAACCGGAGGGCAAAGGTAACGCCAATGAGCAGGGCCTGGCCTTTTATGATCGACTGATCGATACATTACTCGCGCACGGCATTGCGCCCTACTGCACGCTTTACCACTGGGATTTACCATTGGCCCTGGGTGAAGCCGGCGGTTGGCTCAATCGCGACACAGCCTACCGCTTTGCTGACTATGCCCACATCATCGGCCAACGATTTGGTGACCGGATTCATACCTTTGCCACGTTAAATGAACCACGCTGTGCCGCCTTCGTCGGGCATTTGGAGGGTCGCCACGCACCGGGTTTAACCTGCCTGAAGAGCACGCTCGTAGCTGCACACCACATGATGCTGGCACACGGAATGGGTATTCAGGCATTAAGGGAAGAAACCCCGGCCAAACTCGGCATTGTGCTCGACCTCAAGCCCTATCACCCCATCGATGACCATCCCGATAATCAGCGCGCGGCTCGCTGCGGTGACGGCATATTCAATCACTGGTTTGCCGACCCACTGTTTGGCAAAGGCTATCCAGAAGAACTGGTGGCGGGATTTGGCGACAACATGATGGCGTTTGATGACGCAGACCTGAAAACCATCGCCCAGCCCATGGATAGCCTGGGTATCAACTACTACACTCGCAGCTTGACGCGATTTAATGACAAAAAGCCCTTCCCTCATGCAGAGGAAGTACGCAACCCAGGTGCAGCCTATTCCGACATGGGATGGGAAATTTATCCCGATGGCTTAACGGAAATGCTTACCCGTTTTCATCAACGCTACAAAGTGAAAGACTATTATATTGCCGAAAACGGAGGCGCCTTTCCTGACCACAGAATTGTCGACGGTCAAGTACAAGACAACGACCGCACGGAATACATGCAGCGTCACCTGCAGGCGCTGGCCGCAGCAATGGGCAAAGGAGTGCCGGTATCGGCCTATCTGGCCTGGTCATTGATGGATAATTTTGAGTGGGGCCTGGGCTACACCAAACGCTTCGGCTTGGTCCATGTGGACTACGACACCTTGGCTAGGACCCCCAAATCAAGCGCTATTTGGTACCGCAATTTTATTGCCGGATAA